A stretch of the Asticcacaulis sp. ZE23SCel15 genome encodes the following:
- a CDS encoding DUF2125 domain-containing protein — MTDDTITAAEKPKKAPPKWGLAWPFLIVLIALGLWSAYWIYMARQVESNLTAHREALIRAGYHVQYDPVSVRGYPFRMFMEFKKVEVVAPSGKGFAAPVIAAEANAYALDKWVMVAEKGLTLLRGRHEGLDLGQVTVTGDALRASVSGLNKPVYDVAIEGLNPVFVSSDPARPFALSGAERFEAYLRPNAKTADMADILVRITGAKGDPLSLAGKIGQTKPFTLHWEASVNHLSQFKGVDWGQSVEAWQKGGGALSAMKSSLKIEELNLFLESDLMSVDSNRRLNGQLKLEISGSGDPFGFLLSTGLIDAQYEPLARPLVGVRMVAEKAVVMNFEFRDGGTYTGPLKVSDAPKVF; from the coding sequence GTGACCGACGACACAATCACTGCCGCCGAGAAACCCAAAAAAGCGCCGCCCAAATGGGGGCTGGCCTGGCCATTCCTGATCGTGCTGATCGCCCTTGGGCTATGGAGCGCCTACTGGATCTATATGGCCCGTCAGGTCGAGAGCAACCTGACCGCGCACCGTGAGGCTCTGATCCGGGCGGGGTATCATGTCCAGTACGATCCGGTCAGCGTGCGCGGCTACCCTTTTCGCATGTTCATGGAATTCAAAAAGGTTGAGGTCGTTGCCCCGTCCGGTAAGGGTTTTGCCGCACCGGTGATCGCCGCTGAGGCCAATGCCTATGCGCTTGATAAATGGGTGATGGTGGCGGAAAAAGGCCTCACCCTGTTGCGCGGGCGTCATGAAGGCCTTGATCTGGGGCAGGTGACGGTGACCGGCGATGCCCTGCGCGCCAGTGTGTCGGGACTCAATAAGCCGGTTTATGATGTGGCCATCGAAGGTCTTAATCCGGTGTTTGTGTCGTCCGATCCGGCGCGGCCCTTTGCTCTGAGCGGTGCTGAGCGGTTCGAGGCTTATCTGCGGCCCAACGCCAAGACCGCAGATATGGCTGATATTCTGGTGCGCATCACCGGCGCTAAGGGCGATCCGTTGAGTTTGGCGGGCAAGATCGGCCAGACCAAGCCGTTCACCCTGCACTGGGAAGCCAGCGTCAATCACCTGTCGCAGTTTAAGGGCGTTGACTGGGGCCAAAGTGTTGAGGCCTGGCAAAAGGGCGGCGGGGCGTTGAGCGCTATGAAATCATCGCTCAAGATCGAGGAGCTTAATCTGTTTCTGGAAAGCGACCTGATGAGCGTCGATTCAAACCGCCGCCTGAATGGCCAGCTCAAGCTCGAAATCTCAGGCTCAGGCGATCCGTTCGGGTTTTTGCTGTCGACTGGCCTGATTGATGCCCAGTACGAACCTCTGGCGCGGCCGCTGGTCGGGGTGCGCATGGTCGCCGAAAAGGCAGTGGTGATGAATTTCGAGTTCAGGGACGGCGGCACCTATACCGGCCCGCTCAAGGTTTCCGACGCCCCCAAGGTGTTTTAA